One window of Tenacibaculum maritimum NCIMB 2154 genomic DNA carries:
- a CDS encoding NACHT domain-containing protein, with amino-acid sequence MMLIFSLLFFLLLAFLLIRLFIIWYFKTIKNRYRLESNYLFKYAIGILFTAFCIINSQITPHIINWIIGNINQQFRTNYTLLSVQLNTPTIITYGIFCLAVIILLHMAFKTRKQKAFQNFFAGKEEPKSEKKELLFPKDHFYESPIFYERIKRYIELKYKKQKLFLNVSTKDQLLYGSYSEGFRHYFIIIKYVENNTDTVISEVTQQRALQEMKRLKTVLKHNKSNITYLYDYFYIINKGSFAPSAIPGFYTKTEDAILNELIDFNSYLNSLIFKYNNNKIFSAIAKDSEKKTLSETFIMPSYSLDNNSQPTLTLEEYVTDWLEKSPTSKHLALLGDYGMGKTSFLTYYASNLAKDILSKKRILRFPVCISLNNTSPRHGGIKKTISAFVAENLGVDYELFEILIHKGKILFLLDGFDEMGFVGTHDDRFKQINEIWKLAFKKNKILLAGRASYFPSKFELEQTLNIIKESDHIIQTQPYCSSIRLKLLDETKIKSYIAKYYKVERTAEFFAWLENSPSILELCKRPSLMHIIREMLPNLYRRNATEIENPGNAIEKYIDYWINRQESKNIQSAFSNNSQKRTFIKSFFKHIAAQIFISKQFKIRPDFIKEELQQWVEKYAIKNLSKKYQKEGFENEILTGYFIELENDYFKFVHKSFFEFFVAEEIINAIKTNKFKSRILFEDWSNPIVNFIYDSIPNNLKLNKNIPALLLLMQNGWRSKVKNFMARVFLKNGEFIIGLTILFIIIAAVFFYFTWVPLSIMALLFLFIPFLLGLIITISILQYALIQFFKVNKNTKFIIKAFKVAFIKKQFEVQNNLDVVLPLLKQRSSPHIPLENITFTSQLFKNCNFYRLRNVKFYRCKFNIPILTSCHLHQVDFADSKMDPIIFLKCRFTNVNFSNLKLILSESRAHLPHKLTPHKNTTPLMYFKDCKFDNTTLHNLKKFMKNNNLPMEANGISGCSNFKKSIRATFDIKKIDPSTLPKVNFFKELV; translated from the coding sequence ATGATGCTTATTTTTTCCCTTCTCTTTTTCTTATTACTTGCTTTCTTATTAATTAGGTTATTTATTATTTGGTACTTTAAAACAATTAAAAATAGATACCGTCTTGAAAGCAACTATCTATTCAAATATGCAATCGGCATCTTATTTACTGCATTTTGTATTATCAACTCCCAAATTACTCCCCATATTATTAACTGGATCATTGGTAATATAAACCAACAATTCCGTACAAATTATACTCTATTAAGTGTACAACTAAATACGCCTACTATCATAACCTATGGCATATTTTGCTTAGCGGTAATTATTTTATTGCACATGGCTTTTAAAACAAGAAAACAAAAAGCTTTTCAAAACTTTTTTGCCGGAAAAGAAGAACCTAAATCTGAAAAAAAAGAACTGTTATTTCCAAAAGATCACTTTTACGAGTCTCCAATATTTTACGAAAGAATAAAAAGATACATTGAACTTAAATACAAAAAGCAAAAACTATTTTTAAATGTATCTACCAAAGATCAATTACTGTATGGTTCGTATAGTGAAGGCTTTAGGCACTACTTTATAATTATAAAATATGTAGAAAATAATACTGATACGGTTATTTCTGAAGTAACACAACAACGCGCTTTACAAGAAATGAAACGTTTAAAAACGGTATTAAAACACAATAAAAGCAATATTACTTATTTATATGATTATTTTTATATCATCAATAAAGGTAGCTTTGCGCCTTCTGCTATTCCTGGTTTTTATACAAAAACAGAAGATGCTATTTTAAATGAATTGATTGATTTTAATAGTTATTTGAACTCGCTTATATTCAAGTATAATAACAATAAGATATTTTCAGCAATTGCCAAAGACTCTGAAAAGAAAACACTTTCTGAAACATTTATAATGCCTAGCTATTCGTTAGATAATAATAGCCAACCTACACTTACTTTAGAAGAGTATGTAACAGATTGGCTTGAAAAATCTCCTACCTCTAAACACTTGGCTTTGCTGGGCGATTATGGAATGGGTAAAACCTCCTTCTTAACCTATTATGCAAGTAATCTTGCCAAAGATATTTTAAGTAAAAAAAGAATCTTACGGTTTCCTGTATGTATTTCTTTAAACAATACTTCGCCTAGGCACGGAGGTATAAAAAAAACAATTAGTGCTTTTGTGGCTGAAAACTTAGGGGTAGATTATGAATTGTTTGAAATACTTATTCATAAAGGCAAAATTCTTTTTTTACTAGATGGTTTTGATGAAATGGGATTTGTTGGAACTCATGATGACCGATTTAAACAAATTAATGAAATATGGAAATTGGCTTTTAAAAAGAATAAAATACTCTTAGCTGGACGTGCTTCTTATTTTCCATCAAAATTTGAATTAGAGCAAACCTTAAATATTATTAAAGAGAGCGATCATATAATTCAAACACAGCCTTATTGTAGTAGCATTCGTTTAAAATTACTGGACGAAACTAAAATAAAAAGCTACATTGCCAAATACTATAAGGTAGAAAGAACTGCTGAGTTTTTTGCTTGGCTTGAAAATTCTCCTAGTATATTAGAGCTATGCAAACGCCCTTCTTTAATGCATATTATTAGAGAAATGCTCCCTAATTTGTATAGAAGAAATGCTACGGAAATAGAAAACCCAGGAAATGCCATAGAAAAATATATTGATTATTGGATTAACCGACAAGAAAGCAAAAATATTCAATCGGCTTTTTCTAACAACAGTCAAAAAAGAACCTTTATCAAATCGTTTTTTAAACATATTGCTGCTCAAATATTTATTTCCAAACAGTTTAAAATACGTCCTGATTTTATTAAAGAGGAACTACAACAATGGGTTGAAAAATATGCGATTAAAAACTTATCTAAAAAATACCAAAAAGAGGGATTTGAAAATGAAATCCTGACAGGATATTTTATTGAACTAGAAAATGATTACTTTAAGTTTGTTCATAAATCGTTTTTTGAGTTTTTTGTAGCAGAAGAAATTATTAACGCTATTAAAACAAATAAATTTAAAAGTAGAATTTTATTTGAAGATTGGTCTAACCCTATTGTTAATTTTATTTATGATTCCATTCCTAACAATTTAAAGCTTAACAAAAATATTCCTGCTCTATTGCTTTTAATGCAAAATGGCTGGCGTAGTAAAGTTAAAAATTTTATGGCTAGAGTTTTTCTTAAAAATGGAGAGTTTATTATTGGCTTAACCATTCTTTTCATAATTATTGCGGCTGTATTTTTTTATTTTACATGGGTACCCTTGTCAATCATGGCCTTATTATTTCTTTTTATTCCTTTTTTATTGGGCTTAATCATTACTATTTCTATATTACAATACGCTTTAATTCAGTTTTTTAAAGTTAATAAAAACACCAAGTTTATCATAAAAGCTTTTAAAGTGGCTTTTATAAAAAAACAATTTGAAGTTCAAAACAACCTTGATGTGGTATTGCCATTGTTAAAACAACGCTCTTCTCCCCACATTCCTCTAGAAAACATCACCTTTACCTCGCAACTTTTTAAAAATTGTAATTTTTACCGCCTTCGAAATGTAAAGTTCTATCGCTGTAAATTCAATATCCCCATACTTACTAGCTGCCATTTACATCAGGTAGATTTTGCCGACTCAAAAATGGATCCTATTATCTTTCTCAAATGCCGTTTTACCAATGTTAATTTCAGCAACTTAAAACTTATCCTTTCTGAATCGAGAGCGCACCTGCCTCATAAATTGACTCCCCATAAAAACACAACTCCTTTAATGTATTTTAAAGATTGTAAATTTGATAATACTACCTTACATAATTTAAAAAAGTTTATGAAAAACAACAATTTACCAATGGAAGCAAATGGTATTAGTGGTTGTAGCAACTTTAAAAAAAGTATTCGTGCTACATTCGATATAAAGAAAATTGACCCGTCCACACTTCCTAAAGTAAATTTTTTTAAGGAGCTTGTTTAA
- a CDS encoding protein adenylyltransferase SelO, producing the protein MKLNIKDKFNKELPSDPVLANTRRQVKEACFSYVTPKKTSAPRIIHTSEEMVFALGLSKNDVNSNFFKNVFTGNELLPNTQPYAMCYGGHQFGNWAGQLGDGRAINLCEVEYQQKNWALQLKGAGETPYSRTADGLAVLRSSIREYLCSEAMFHLGVPTTRALSLALSGDNVLRDVLYNGNAAYEKGAIVCRTAESFLRFGNYQIFAARNDQKNLKKLVDYTIKHHFSFLGTPSKETYINFFREVAKRSLETVIHWQRVGFVHGVMNTDNISILGLTIDYGPYGWLEGYDHGWTPNTTDNALKRYRYGTQPEIMYWNLYQLANALYPIIGEASPLEEILTTYADDLTDAYLSMMRAKLGLLSNKDGDLTLIADLETLLQQAETDMTIFFRVLSNVKKSDTSKKAMDIVNEAFYKPEEIQKTLQEKWAQWCNSYITRLQEETTTDEDRKHAMNRINPKYVLRNYMAQLAIEKADTGDYTLIETLHQLLKKPYDEQPENAKWFAKRPEWARHKVGCSMLSCSS; encoded by the coding sequence ATGAAACTCAACATCAAAGACAAGTTTAATAAAGAATTACCTTCTGATCCTGTGCTAGCAAACACCCGTAGGCAAGTAAAAGAAGCCTGCTTCTCTTACGTAACTCCCAAAAAAACGTCTGCTCCTCGCATAATACATACTTCAGAAGAAATGGTATTTGCTTTAGGGCTTTCTAAAAATGATGTGAATTCAAACTTTTTTAAAAATGTTTTTACAGGAAATGAACTACTTCCTAATACCCAACCTTATGCAATGTGCTATGGAGGACATCAGTTTGGAAATTGGGCGGGACAATTAGGAGATGGCCGTGCTATTAATTTATGTGAAGTGGAATACCAACAAAAAAACTGGGCTTTGCAGTTAAAAGGTGCTGGAGAAACTCCTTACTCCAGAACAGCTGATGGGCTGGCTGTTTTACGTTCGTCTATTCGCGAGTATTTATGTAGTGAGGCTATGTTTCATTTAGGAGTACCAACTACACGTGCTTTGTCATTGGCACTTTCGGGAGACAATGTATTAAGAGATGTTTTATATAATGGAAATGCTGCTTATGAAAAAGGAGCTATTGTTTGTAGAACTGCCGAATCTTTTTTGCGCTTTGGTAATTATCAAATTTTTGCTGCCAGAAATGATCAAAAGAATTTAAAAAAACTGGTAGATTATACCATAAAACACCACTTTTCTTTTTTGGGAACTCCTTCTAAAGAAACGTATATCAACTTTTTTAGAGAGGTTGCCAAAAGAAGCTTAGAAACAGTAATTCATTGGCAACGTGTAGGATTTGTTCATGGAGTTATGAATACTGATAATATTTCAATACTAGGACTCACTATTGATTATGGGCCTTATGGTTGGTTGGAAGGATATGACCATGGCTGGACTCCAAATACCACTGATAATGCTCTTAAAAGATATAGATATGGTACACAACCTGAAATAATGTACTGGAACTTATATCAGTTAGCAAATGCTTTGTATCCTATTATTGGGGAAGCTAGCCCTTTAGAAGAAATTTTAACAACTTATGCAGATGATTTAACGGATGCTTATTTAAGCATGATGAGAGCTAAATTAGGACTTTTAAGTAACAAGGATGGAGATTTAACGCTTATTGCCGATTTGGAAACTTTGCTGCAACAAGCAGAAACGGATATGACTATATTTTTCAGGGTATTAAGCAATGTTAAAAAATCTGATACTAGTAAAAAAGCAATGGATATTGTTAATGAAGCTTTTTACAAACCTGAAGAAATTCAAAAAACACTCCAAGAAAAATGGGCACAATGGTGCAACTCTTATATTACGCGATTACAGGAAGAAACTACTACTGATGAAGATAGAAAACATGCAATGAATCGTATAAATCCTAAATATGTTTTACGTAATTATATGGCGCAATTAGCTATAGAAAAAGCAGATACAGGAGATTATACGCTTATAGAAACATTGCATCAATTATTAAAAAAACCTTATGACGAACAACCTGAAAACGCAAAATGGTTTGCCAAAAGACCAGAATGGGCACGCCATAAAGTGGGCTGCTCTATGCTTTCTTGTAGCTCATAA
- a CDS encoding TlpA family protein disulfide reductase, which translates to MLLLQHPLPEWHIEPIFNTEAPTVKTYKGKPLLILFFNLGCPGCKGRALPYANRMVVENGTQLNVIGIHSRFEGPEYSFSDFKEAQEKYYIRFPFYKDSDMLKTFKKYHAGGTPHWLLINSEGVLEYSIFGSDPNNALLRLDLKIKELIS; encoded by the coding sequence ATGTTATTATTACAACATCCGTTGCCTGAATGGCATATAGAGCCTATTTTTAATACAGAGGCTCCTACTGTTAAAACTTATAAAGGAAAACCATTGCTTATTTTATTTTTTAACTTGGGTTGTCCAGGGTGCAAAGGACGAGCACTTCCTTATGCTAATAGAATGGTGGTTGAAAACGGAACTCAATTAAATGTTATAGGCATTCATTCACGGTTTGAAGGACCTGAATATAGCTTTTCTGATTTTAAAGAAGCGCAAGAAAAATACTACATACGTTTTCCTTTTTATAAGGATAGTGATATGCTCAAAACTTTCAAAAAATACCATGCAGGAGGCACTCCCCACTGGCTATTAATAAATTCAGAAGGGGTACTTGAATATAGTATTTTCGGCTCTGATCCAAACAATGCATTGCTCCGTTTAGACTTAAAAATAAAGGAATTAATTTCTTGA
- the msrA gene encoding peptide-methionine (S)-S-oxide reductase MsrA gives MNNYKKAYIAGGCFWGMEDLFRKRPGIKDTEVGYIGGQNEHPTYKNHPGHAEGIELTYDPSETSFKNILDYFFRIHNPTTIDRQGNDIGSSYRSAIFFQNDEEKQVAKEVIQIVNDSRKWEADAVTTLEPYTTFWVAEEYHQDYLEKKPNGYTCHFERFDSFLKN, from the coding sequence ATGAACAATTATAAAAAAGCATACATAGCAGGTGGATGTTTCTGGGGAATGGAAGATTTATTTAGAAAGCGCCCAGGAATTAAAGATACAGAAGTAGGCTATATTGGCGGTCAAAATGAACACCCTACTTACAAAAATCATCCAGGACATGCTGAAGGAATTGAATTGACCTACGATCCTTCTGAAACAAGCTTTAAAAATATTTTAGATTATTTTTTCAGAATACACAATCCAACTACCATTGATAGACAAGGAAATGATATTGGATCCAGTTATAGATCTGCCATATTTTTTCAAAATGATGAAGAGAAACAAGTTGCAAAAGAAGTCATACAAATAGTAAACGACTCCAGAAAATGGGAAGCCGATGCAGTAACTACCCTAGAACCTTATACTACGTTTTGGGTTGCTGAAGAATACCATCAAGATTATTTAGAAAAGAAACCTAACGGTTATACTTGCCATTTTGAAAGGTTTGATAGCTTTTTAAAAAACTAA
- a CDS encoding uracil-DNA glycosylase family protein, giving the protein MHQNFSTLLSTIKKCNTCAQFLPTPPNPIFSISTNSKILIVGQAPGKKVAQTGIPFKDRSGDNLRNWLHVSKEQFYNTTNFGIVPMGFCFPGSNPKGGDFPPRKECAPQWHPELLKYSTNIKLILLVGTYAQKYYLGKTMKKNLTETVKHGYEYLPKFFPLVHPSPLNFRWQAKNPWFKTDVVPMLQQKVAEILHSS; this is encoded by the coding sequence ATGCATCAAAACTTTAGTACTCTTTTAAGCACAATAAAGAAATGTAATACTTGCGCACAATTTCTTCCAACCCCTCCCAATCCTATATTTTCAATTTCAACAAATTCAAAAATATTGATTGTGGGACAAGCTCCTGGAAAAAAAGTAGCTCAAACAGGCATTCCTTTTAAGGATAGAAGTGGTGATAACTTAAGAAACTGGCTACATGTTAGTAAAGAGCAATTTTACAATACTACTAACTTTGGCATTGTTCCTATGGGCTTTTGCTTTCCTGGAAGCAATCCTAAAGGAGGGGATTTTCCTCCAAGAAAAGAATGTGCCCCTCAATGGCATCCTGAACTTTTAAAATATAGTACTAACATTAAACTCATATTGTTAGTAGGCACCTACGCTCAAAAATATTATTTAGGAAAAACAATGAAAAAAAATCTAACAGAAACAGTTAAGCATGGTTATGAATACCTTCCTAAGTTTTTCCCACTAGTGCATCCCTCTCCTTTAAATTTTAGATGGCAAGCTAAAAACCCTTGGTTTAAAACAGACGTGGTTCCTATGCTACAACAAAAAGTTGCTGAAATTTTACATAGTTCTTAA
- a CDS encoding carboxymuconolactone decarboxylase family protein produces MSNLKFKNTRFNPATTPFLDIAKQMAKAFGYTADLATDRKLAQLLRLRVAQKNECAYCTILHAKTSREIGIPEAKTDNISSWWNSELFTEKEKIALAYCDILTEGSNKNFQKYHDAMTTQFSEKEIAEIAAIVINMNVWTRLKLAQGEIPYFE; encoded by the coding sequence ATGAGTAATCTAAAATTTAAAAACACCCGATTCAATCCAGCAACAACTCCTTTTCTTGATATTGCTAAGCAAATGGCTAAAGCATTTGGATATACTGCCGATTTAGCTACTGATAGAAAACTTGCTCAATTATTACGCTTGCGCGTAGCCCAAAAAAATGAATGTGCCTACTGCACCATTTTACATGCAAAAACTTCTAGAGAAATTGGTATTCCAGAAGCAAAAACAGATAATATTTCTTCTTGGTGGAATAGTGAATTATTTACCGAAAAAGAAAAGATCGCATTGGCTTATTGCGATATCCTTACAGAAGGAAGTAACAAAAACTTTCAAAAATATCATGATGCTATGACCACACAATTTTCAGAAAAAGAAATTGCAGAAATAGCGGCAATTGTTATCAATATGAATGTTTGGACACGATTAAAATTAGCACAAGGAGAAATTCCTTATTTTGAATAG
- the tssD gene encoding type VI secretion system tube protein TssD: MPIVAKLYIGNVERILQHVLVEYERYTRKTGRPATETLGGYVTVFFTPKGEEDHILKWMFTHRMEDKTIAYPYNLYTLKNAEVVFYQDDFDGQILFKYKLVDCLPIYYKEYFDVQRGMITELTLSAAIQYFKNLPPLIKSWNESWTPRHEYKPQSMEDTRPRMKCFYTDLEGNTQANPTTGEEIYAVVSTQNLIGQIITIDLSNHTKDFIYNGERIEDDCIKNFHITANTHKIKLKVVAQQEEDREILTN; the protein is encoded by the coding sequence ATGCCTATTGTTGCTAAATTATATATTGGAAATGTAGAAAGAATACTACAACATGTATTGGTAGAATACGAGCGCTATACTCGAAAAACAGGAAGACCAGCCACTGAAACTCTTGGCGGGTATGTTACTGTTTTTTTTACACCCAAAGGAGAGGAAGATCATATTTTAAAATGGATGTTTACACATAGAATGGAGGATAAAACGATTGCGTATCCTTATAACCTATATACTTTAAAAAATGCCGAAGTGGTATTTTATCAAGACGATTTTGATGGGCAAATCCTTTTTAAATATAAGTTAGTTGATTGCTTGCCTATTTATTATAAGGAGTACTTTGATGTACAAAGGGGAATGATTACTGAGCTAACGCTTTCTGCTGCTATACAATATTTTAAAAACCTACCTCCATTAATTAAATCTTGGAATGAGTCTTGGACTCCTAGGCACGAATACAAACCTCAAAGCATGGAGGATACGAGGCCTCGAATGAAGTGTTTTTATACGGACTTAGAAGGAAATACACAAGCCAACCCCACTACAGGAGAGGAAATATATGCAGTAGTAAGCACTCAAAATTTAATAGGACAAATCATAACTATTGACCTTAGCAATCATACCAAAGACTTTATATATAATGGTGAACGAATTGAAGATGATTGTATTAAAAACTTTCATATTACCGCCAATACCCATAAAATAAAGCTAAAAGTAGTCGCACAGCAAGAAGAAGATAGAGAAATTTTAACAAATTAA
- a CDS encoding aldo/keto reductase, translating into MNACKNIGLGTAAIGRPSYINIKDTFSKTKTFSQSAFKKKGIALLDIAYENGIRYFDTAPGYGIAETLLIDWVKTKNDPSILVGSKWGYTYTANFDPNAIQHEIKEHSLSKLNAQWQVSKQLLPYLRFYQIHSATLATGVLENQEILEKLHQLKTVHNLQIGITTSGANQTAILQKALSIKIAGVALFSVFQCTYNPLEQSIYAIAKEISNQNKQLILKEVLANGRVFTNEAYPHYTNFYNYLHALEIKYKVSRDAILMQYAATQFPKAIVLSGAHHNLQLQSNLKALHLSISPDELATLSSFKTAPELYWSERKQLNWN; encoded by the coding sequence ATGAATGCTTGTAAAAACATAGGGTTGGGTACTGCTGCAATAGGAAGACCTAGCTATATTAATATAAAAGATACCTTTTCAAAAACAAAAACTTTTTCGCAAAGTGCTTTCAAAAAAAAAGGGATCGCATTGCTTGATATTGCCTATGAAAATGGCATAAGATATTTTGATACAGCACCAGGATATGGAATTGCAGAAACGCTATTGATTGACTGGGTGAAAACTAAAAATGACCCAAGCATTCTTGTAGGTAGTAAATGGGGATATACTTATACTGCTAATTTTGATCCGAATGCCATACAACATGAAATAAAGGAGCACAGCCTAAGCAAATTAAACGCACAATGGCAAGTATCTAAACAATTACTTCCTTATTTAAGGTTTTACCAAATTCATTCAGCTACGTTAGCTACTGGAGTTTTAGAAAATCAAGAGATTTTAGAAAAATTACATCAATTAAAAACAGTCCATAACCTTCAAATAGGAATCACAACCTCAGGAGCCAATCAAACAGCAATATTACAAAAAGCACTTTCCATAAAAATAGCGGGGGTAGCATTATTTTCTGTATTCCAATGTACTTATAATCCTTTGGAACAAAGTATATACGCTATTGCCAAAGAAATTAGCAACCAAAATAAACAACTGATTCTTAAAGAAGTATTAGCAAATGGTAGGGTATTCACCAATGAAGCATATCCGCATTATACCAATTTTTATAATTATTTGCATGCCTTAGAAATAAAATACAAGGTAAGTAGAGATGCTATTTTAATGCAATATGCTGCAACACAATTTCCTAAAGCCATTGTACTGAGTGGAGCACATCATAATTTACAATTGCAAAGTAACCTAAAAGCGCTACACCTGAGTATATCCCCTGACGAATTGGCTACTCTTTCTAGCTTTAAAACTGCTCCTGAACTATACTGGAGTGAACGCAAACAACTCAATTGGAATTAA